A single genomic interval of Oryzias latipes chromosome 3, ASM223467v1 harbors:
- the LOC101159084 gene encoding switch-associated protein 70: MMWLREDLLKSIWHAFTALDVDHRGKVSKSQLKVLSYNLCTVMKIPHDPVAFEEHFKDDSKGPLSSDGYMPYLNWFILDKVQEDFDVTEFHRMCWTLCYKKKMHSPHLSISINDAFKVWCIFNFLSEDKYPLVIIIDEIEYFLRKLTEAMGIGLDEEKFAEYKANSKSCLSAWETINLVGMTYFCREVEPQTLSMGINHVFTELIMDVLKQGYMVKKGHKRKNWTERWFVLRPTALSYYESEDVLDLKGEIVLDQSCCVEALNDKDGKKCLFIIKCSDKSFEIRAPDKKKRQEWIQAVHSCIQLRRLGLTSPHHEARRRRREVRQRQQAEEEELAERMKELQAANERKQRELEDMRMKMEEAAAKATREELQRKKTELDMQDRYRLDLEREKLVRLQMEEQMAQKSSELEQYLQRVRELEDMYHLLEEALEDERQAKHDEEAMRKLQSRLLQEEAAKRVELEQLHLQQQRELVQTEVEKKELIAEQQAKDRDLQAAALQLQRLEKERQDALEQYEEMSKKLERAANKTKTWKDKVAKHEGLVRLIQPGQKEPQRMTNWGPASFTDTELEMRKKFWQQSKAQGAQTQ, from the exons GTGTTGTCCTACAACCTCTGCACAGTGATGAAGATCCCCCATGACCCCGTGGCCTTTGAGGAGCATTTCAAAGATGATTCCAAAGGGCCTCTGTCCAGTGACGGCTATATGCCTTACCTCAACTGGTTCATTCTAGACAAG GTGCAGGAGGATTTTGATGTAACCGAGTTCCACAGGATGTGCTGGACGTTgtgttacaagaaaaaaatgcactcTCCACATCTCTCCATCTCCATAAACGATGCTTTCAAAGTCTGGTGCATTTTCAATTTTCTGTCAGAAGACAAATACCCGCTAGTCATCATCATTGACGAG ATCGAGTATTTTCTGCGAAAGCTCACTGAGGCTATGGGGATTGGGTTGGATGAGGAGAAGTTTGCTGAGTACAAAGCAAATTCAAAGAGTTGCCTGAGCGCCTGGGAGACCATCAACCTGGTGGGGATGACCTACTTCTGCAGGGAGGTGGAGCCGCAGACGCTGTCCATGGGCATCAACCATGTCTTCACTGAACTCATAATGGACGTGCTCAAGCAG GGTTACATGGTGAAGAAAGGCCACAAAAGGAAGAACTGGACGGAGCGTTGGTTTGTGCTCCGACCCACTGCGCTGTCTTATTACGAGTCTGAGGATGTGCTGGATCTGAAGGGAGAGATCGTTCTGGACCAGAGCTGCTGTGTGGAA GCTCTGAATGACAAAGATGGGAAGAAATGCCTTTTTATCATCAAGTGCTCTGACAAAAGCTTTGAGATCCGTGCGCCGGACAAAAAGAAGAGGCAGGAGTGGATTCAAG CTGTGCACTCGTGCATCCAGCTGCGCAGGCTGGGGCTGACGTCTCCTCACCACGAGGCCCGGCGGAGGCGCAGGGAGGTGCGGCAGAGGCAGCAGgctgaagaggaggagctggCGGAGAGGATGAAGGAACTTCAGGCAGCCAATGAACGCAAACAGAGAGAACTGGAGGACATGAGGATG AAAATGGAGGAGGCTGCAGCCAAAGCAACACGAGAAGAGCTCCAGAGAAAGAAGACTGAGTTGGACATGCAGGACCGATACAGGCTGGACCTGGAAAGAGAGAAACTG GTGCGCCTGCAGATGGAGGAGCAGATGGCTCAGAAGTCCAGCGAGCTGGAGCAGTATCTGCAACGCGTCCGAGAGCTGGAGGACATGTACCACCTGCTGGAGGAGGCCTTAGAGGATGAGAGGCAGGCCAAGCACGATGAAGAGGCCATGAGAAAGCTGCAGTCCAG gctgctgcaggaggaggctGCGAAAAGGGTCGAGCTGGAGCAGCtccacctgcagcagcagagggagCTGGTCCAGACTGAAGTGGAGAAGAAGGAGCTGATTGCTGAGCAGCAAGCTAAGGATAGAGACCTGCAGGCGGCagcgctgcagctgcagaggctGGAGAAGGAGCGACAGGATGCGCTGGAGCAGTATGAG GAGATGTCAAAGAAGCTCGAACGAGCAGCTAACAAGACAAAGACGTGGAAAGACAAGGTGGCAAAGCATGAAGGTCTGGTGCGACTCATCCAACCAG GCCAGAAAGAACCGCAGCGGATGACTAACTGGGGTCCAGCCTCGTTCACTGACACCGAGTTGGAGATGAGGAAGAAGTTCTGGCAGCAGAGCAAGGCACAGGGAGCTCAGACTCAGTGA